GCGGCCAGACCGAAGCCTTCAGGCTCAGATTGATGAAGCCCGGCCCGGCGATCTCGGCCTTGGCGACATCGGGCAGGCCGGCCAGGCGCGCGACGAGCTTATCGGCGAGGTCGCGCGGCTTCAGCCCCGCCTCCTTCGACAGCACCATGGCCGCATTGGTCGCAAGATCGCCATGGCTCGCATCGCGCGGTGCCTCCACCACGATGCGGTCGAGCGACGCCTCGGCCACGACGACGCCGTCGCCGGCAAGGGCGCGGACCGCGTCGCGGACGTGATCGGTGAACAGAGCGAAGATATTCATGCCGAAAGCCTCGAAGAACGGAGGCTGGCTCTAGCCCGAATTTTTCGCCGGGGATAGGCCTTGCATTGCGGTCCAGCCGCCGCGAACGGCTCCGCCGAGGGCGCGAACCGGCATGGTCCGGGGCAGTGGACGCCGAAATGAGGCCGAAATCGCGTCGTTCGGCGCCTCGATGGCGAAAGACGCCTCAGGCCGGCTCGGATGCCGGCCGGCCCGCCACCATCCAGAGCAGGCCCGCGCCGATGAAGGCCGCCGCGATCGAGGCCGCGAAGACCGCGATCTTGGCGGCGGCGAAATCGCCCGGATCGGGAAAGGCCTGGCCGGCGATGAACAGCGACATGGTGAAGCCGATGCCGGCGAGCGCGCTCGCTCCGGCAAGCTGGGCCCAGGAATATTCTGCGGATTTGGTGGCGATGCCGAACCGCGCCGCGAGCCAGGCGGCGCCCAGCATGCCGAGCGGCTTGCCGAGCACGAGGCCGGTCATGATCGCCAGGACCAGCGTGCCGCGCCCGTCGAGAATGCCCGGCGAGATGGCGACGCCGGCATTGGCCAGCGCGAACAGCGGCAGCACGAGATAGCTGGAGCGGGCGCCGGCATGGCGCAGCAGCCGGTCGGCCGGCGATTCCAGCCGGTCGTGGATGGCGTCGAGCGCCCTGAGCGCCGGGATCGACGGGCCGTGACGGAGCACTTCCGCGCCATGGGCGCTTTCCGCGAGCATGATGGAATTGGCCTGCGCCGTGAGCGCGGCGAGATTGGCCGGCGGGCGGGTCGGGATGAACAGCGCCAGCACGACGCCGGCGAGCGTCGCATGCAGGCCGCCGGCATAGATCGAGGCCCAGAGCGCGATGCCGATCAGCGTATAGGGCGCGACGCGGTAGATATGCATGCGGTTGAGCGCGGCGAGCCCGCCGGTCAGCAGCACCGCCGCAGCGAGATAGCCGAGCTGGAGCTTGCCGGAATAGAACAGCGCGACCACCACGATGGCGCCGATATCGTCGACGATGGCGGCGGCGGTGAGAAAGATGCGCAGCTCGATCGGCACGCGCGCGCCCATCATGACGATGATGGCGATCGCAAAGGCCGTATCGGTCGCCATCGGCACGCCCCAGCCATGGGCCCAGGGGCCGCTCGGCAGGATCAGGACGTAGAGCGCCGCCGGCACGACCATGCCGCCGATCGCGCCGGCGATCGGCAGCGCCGCGGACCGCCGTCCGGCAAGGTGTCCGACGGTGAACTCGCGCTTGATCTCGAGGCCGACCACCAGGAAGAAGATCGTCAGGAGGCCGTCATTCACCCAGTGCTGGATCGACATGCCGAAGCGCAGCGCGCCGACGGACAGCGCCGCCTCCTGATGCCAGAAGGCCTCGAAGGCGGGGCCCAGCGGGGAATTCGTCAGGACCACCGCCAGGATGGTCGCGAGCAGCAGCAGAATGCCGGCGGAGGGGCCCCAGCTCGCGAAGTCGAGCGCAGCCGCGCGGAAGCGGTGGCCGAGCGTGCCCAGCATGGCGTCGAGAAAGGAGCTCTCGTCCCACGGGCCGTCATAGCGGCGCTCGTTGATGAAGAAGGTCGGCGTGAAGCGCACGCCGCTGGCATGCGAGCTTGCAATGTCGGCCTGGACCCGGGCGGCGGCGCGCTCGGCCTCCCGCGCCTCCCGTTCGGGATCGGTGCCGGTCAGGCCGAGATCGCGGGCGACCGCCTCGATATCCTCCTCGGTCAGCACCTGCGAGCGCGTCATGAGCTTCACATGCGCGTCCCAGAACTGTTCGGGCGTCTCCGCACGCTCGATGAGTTCGGCGGCGCGCCGCGCGAGGTCGCTGCCGGTCAGCGGCCGGTGCCGGAAGACGTAGCGCAGCCGGTCGCCGAGCTGGTCGCGGACCTCGGCGATGCGCTCGTTGGCGGCCCGGCAGAAGGGACAGGCATAGCTGCCATATTCGACGAGCGTGATCTGGGCGCGATCGGGACCGAGCGTATGGTCGACAGCATCATCGACCGGACGGTCGAGGCGGTTGGCAATCGCGGCCTCCGACATTCCTGCACTCCTGTTGGCCTCCCATGTGCCGCGCAAGACCGCGCGCAGGCGCCCCGGGACATGGATTTCCGGCCATGGTAGCGGCAATGGCGGGCGCGCGTCAGCATGGCCGCGCTGCGCCGCGGAAAAGCCGGGCTGCGGCCGGCCCGTCAGCGCAGATCCGGCGTCTCGCCGAACAGCCGCCTATGCTCGTCCATCGCGTAGTGGTCGGTCATGCCGGCTATATAGTCGGCGACACGGCGGGCGCGCCGGGCCGGCTCGGCCTCGTCCAGCCCCGCCGACCAGACCGGCGGCATGGCGACCGGATGGTCGTAGAAGGCCGCGAACAGGTCGCGGACCACGTTGCCGGCCTCCTGCCGGATCGGCACCACCCGCTGATGGCGGTAGACGTTGCGGAACAGGAAGTCCTTGATGCCGCGGTCATAGGCCTGGATCGGCTCGGAAAACTGGACGAGCGTGCGGCCGCAGCGCCTGATGTCGTCGGCCGTTGCGGGCCCGATTTCGGCGATCGCCCGCTGTGCCTCGACGATGACGTCCTCGACGAGGCGGGTGATCACCCGGCGGGTCAGCTCGTTGATTTCCCGCGCCGGCTCGAGCTTGGGATGCAGCGCCCGGATCTCCTCCAGGAAGGCTCCCGCCATCGGCACCGCGGCGCCGAGGTCGTCGAGCGTGAACAGGCCGGCGCGCAGGCCATCGTCGATATCGGCGGCATCGTAGGCGATGTCGTCGGCGATGGCGGCAGCCTGGGCCTCGGCGCTGGCATGGCTTGCAAGGTCCAGCGGCTGCAGCGCGTCATATTCGGTGATCGCCACGGGAATGCCGCGGGCGGCATAGCGCTCGACCGGCGAGCCGTCGGGCTTCAGCAGCGGGCCATTGTGCTTGACGAGCCCTTCCAGCGTCTCCCAGCAGAGATTGAGGCCGTCGAAGGCCGCGTAGCGCCGCTCCAGGCGCGTCACGATCCGCAGCGACTGGGCATTGTGGTCGAAGCCGCCATAGTTCCGCATCACCTCGTCCAGCGCGTCCTCGCCGGTATGGCCGAACGGGGTGTGGCCGAGGTCGTGGGCGAGCGCCAGGGTTTCCGCGAGATCCTCGTCGAGCCCGAGCGCCCGGGTGATCGAGCGGGCGATCTGCGCCACCTCGATCGTATGGGTCAGCCGGGTGCGGTAGTGGTCGCCCTCGGGCGCGACGAAGACCTGGGTCTTGTGCTTCAGGCGGCGGAACGCGGTGGTATGGATGATCCGGTCGCGGTCGCGGTGGAATTCAGTGCGGGTCGGCGAGGCCGGTTCCGGCACGAGCCGGCCGCGGCTCAGCCTGGCATCGCTGGCATAAGGGGCGAGCGGGGGATAGAAATAGCTCGCAACCGCCATGGTCTGCCTCTTCTCCGTGCCCGAACATTGACCCGCGCCTGGGGCGCACATACCTATTGGACGACCGCGCCGCAAGGCGTGGCCACCCTTTGAACCCTCGCGTTTCCGGCCTTGAACCGGGGAGACAAGAGATGTCGGATACCGTCACCGTCACTGATCGCGCCGCCCAGCGCATCGCCAAGATCCTGAGCGGCGAACCGCCGGGTTCGATGCTGCGCATATCGGTGGAGGGCGGCGGCTGCTCCGGCTTCCAGTACAAGTTCGACTTCACCAGAGACCGCAATGCCGACGACCTCGTCATCGAAAAGGCCGGCGCGACCGTCCTGGTCGACGAGATCTCCCTGCCCTACATGGCCGGCACCGAGCTCGACTGGGTCGACGATCTCATCGGCTCGTCGTTCAAGCTGCAGAACCCCAACGCCACCGCCAATTGCGGCTGCGGCACCAGCTTCTCGGTCTGACCGGCGCGGGCCGGCCGCGCACCGTCATGGATCGCGCGGGGCCCGACGGCGGTCGGCTCAATAGAGCGTCGCCTTCTGGCGCGCGGCGAGGTTCCGGTCATAGTCCTCGGCGTCGAAGGGCTGGTGCGCGCCCTTCAGCATGTCGCCGGCGCTCGGCAGCTCGCCACGCGCGCGGTGCAGGCCCGGATCCCACAGGCGGGACCGATGCAGGGCGCGCGCGCACTGGAAATAGACCGTGTCGATGGTGATGACGAGCGCGCTCGTGGGCGCCTTGCCGTCGACCGTGTGGCGGGCCAGCAACGCGGAATCGGCCGAAATGCGCGCCCGCCCGTTCACCCTGAGCGTCTCGCCGACGCCCGGCACCAGGACCAGCAGCGCCACGCGCGGATCACGGACGATGTTCCTGAGGCTGTCGATGCGGTTGTTGCCGCGCCGGTCGGGCATGACCAGCGTCCGGTCGTCGACGACGGCGACAAAACCGGCGGGATCGCCGCGCGGCGTGGCATCCAGCCCTTCCGCCCCGGCCGTCGCGAGCACGCAGAAGGGCGACGCCTCGATGATCGCGCGATATTGCGGCGTCAGCCGCGGCACTTCCTTGACCAGCGACGCCTCGCCCGGGCGGCCGTAGAGCGCCTCGAGCGCCGCTTCGTCATCGATCCACATCGCCTTGGCTCCTGCCCGCCGCGGGTCGCGCACGACCTGTTCTGCGCGCGCGACCTTATGGCAGCTTCGGGCTAGAGTGGCACGCGAAAGAATCGCGAGCAGCCCATGATCATCGCCACGTGGAACGTCAATTCCATCAAGATTCGCGTCGAGAACACCCTCGCCTGGCTCAAGGAGCGCGATCCCGACATCGTCTGCCTGCAGGAACTGAAATGCGTCGACGAGGCCTTCCCGCGCGAGGCCTTCGAGGCCGCCGGCTACAATGTCGCGACCCATGGGCAGAAGAGCTACAACGGCGTCGCCATCCTCTCCAAGCTGCCGCTGGAGGACGTCACCCCTCGCCTGCCCGGCGACGACAGCGACGAGCAGGCCCGCTACCTCGAAGCCGTCGTCTCGACGCCGACCGGCGCGTTTCGGATCGGCTCGATCTACCTGCCGAACGGCAACCCGCTCGGCAGCGAGAAGTTTCCCTACAAGCTCGCCTGGATGAACCGGCTGATCGCCCATGCCCGCGACCGGCTGACGCTCGAGGAGCCCTTTGCCCTCTGCGGCGACTACAATGTCATTCCCAATCCCGAGGACGCCAAGAACCCCAAGGACTGGCTGGGCGACGCGCTGTTCCAGCCGGAAAGCCGCGGCAAGCTGCGCGAGCTCGCCGCCCTCGGCTTCACCGACGCGGTGCGCGCCTGCGACAGCTCCCCGGGGCTCTATTCGTTCTGGGACTATCAGGCCGGCGCCTGGCAGCGGAACAACGGCATCCGCATCGACCACCTGATGCTGTCGCCGCAGGCGAGCGACCGCCTGGTCAGGGCCGGCATCGACAAGCACGTCCGCGCCTTCGACAAGCCGAGCGACCATGTGCCGGTCTGGTGCGAACTGCGCCTCTGACGAGGAAAGTCAAACCGGACAAGGGCATAGCGCCATGTCCGGATTCTGAATCGGATTCTGAAGCGAAATCGCTTCAGGCGCCCTGGGTCGGAAACTCCGCCGGCAAAGTGATTTCGATCAGTTCGAGGTCGTCGGAATGGGCGATCTCCTGGTGGACGATGCCGGGAGGCTGGTGAACGCAGGACCCCGGCTCCAGCAGCACCTCGCCCACCCCCTCGTACCAGAAGCGCACCCAGCCCTTGAGCACATAGACGAGCTGGAAATCGAGCGTATGGGTGTGCTTGTCGCCGCCGGCATGGGCGCCCGGCACGGCCTTGATCACATGGGCGCCGACGCGGCCGCCGGTCGCCTTGGCGATGCCGAGATCGCGGTAGACGAAGAAGCTCCGCAGCCCCTGCCCCTTGAACTCCCCGTCCTTGGCGTGGGCGACCGAAAAGGTCCCGGCCCGGGTCTCGACATGCTGCATTCTCGCCTCCCTCGTGCGGCCTTTGCCGTGGGCATCAGCCTGCAACAGCCGGCAAGCGTGCCGCAACCGCCACCGCCGCGTGGTCAGCGCCGCAGCACCGTCATGGGCAGTCCGCCGTCCGGCCGCAGCGTCAGGCGGGTATTCGGCTTCGGCCAATGGCCCGCGGCCGGTACGAAGCGCAGCCGGCGCATGAGCGTCGCGAAGATCACCACCGCCTCGATCAGCGCGAAGGACGCGCCGATGCAGATGCGCGGTCCGGCACCGAACGGCAGATAGGCGCCGCGCGGCCTGCCTTTGGCCGCATCCGGCGCGAAACGGTCGGGATCGAAGCTGTCGGGATGGCTCCAGAGCCGGCGGTGGCGGTGCACGGCATAGACCGGCACATAGACCGGGGTCCGGGCCTTGATCGTCTCGGTTCCGAGCACCAGGTCCTCGGCCGCGACGCGCGGGATCAATGGCGCCGGCGGATAGAGCCGCATGGCCTCCTGGATGACCTGTCTGACATAGACGAGCCGGTCGGCTGCGGCGGCATCGACCGCCCCCTCGCCCGCCACCTCGGCAATCTCCTGGAGAACGCGGCGCTCGACATCCGGGCTCATGGCGGTGAGCCACAGGGCCCAGGTCAGCGCCAGCGCGGTCGTCTCGTGGCCGGCGACGACGAAGGTCAGGAGGTTGTCGGCAAGCTCGGCATCCGTCATGGCCCGGCCGGTTTCCGGGTCGGTCGCCTGGATCAGGAAGTCGAGAAGATCGGGAGCGGGGCTCGGGCGGGCCCGCCGCTCGGCCACGACGCGCGCCATCTCGGCCTTCAGGAAGCCGTTCCCCGCCCGCGCTCGGCGCTTGCCCGGATAGGGCATCCAGGCCGGCAGGCGCAGCACAGTGAGCGCCGCGATCCAGCCGATCGTATCGAAATAGTGCGTGATCTCCTGGCTGAAGCGCTCGGTGTCGAACCCGCCTTCGCCCGACAGCATGGTGGCGACGATGACGTCGAAGGTCGTCGTCATCATCGCCTCGGAAAC
This portion of the bacterium YEK0313 genome encodes:
- the nhaA_2 gene encoding Na(+)/H(+) antiporter NhaA; this translates as MSEAAIANRLDRPVDDAVDHTLGPDRAQITLVEYGSYACPFCRAANERIAEVRDQLGDRLRYVFRHRPLTGSDLARRAAELIERAETPEQFWDAHVKLMTRSQVLTEEDIEAVARDLGLTGTDPEREAREAERAAARVQADIASSHASGVRFTPTFFINERRYDGPWDESSFLDAMLGTLGHRFRAAALDFASWGPSAGILLLLATILAVVLTNSPLGPAFEAFWHQEAALSVGALRFGMSIQHWVNDGLLTIFFLVVGLEIKREFTVGHLAGRRSAALPIAGAIGGMVVPAALYVLILPSGPWAHGWGVPMATDTAFAIAIIVMMGARVPIELRIFLTAAAIVDDIGAIVVVALFYSGKLQLGYLAAAVLLTGGLAALNRMHIYRVAPYTLIGIALWASIYAGGLHATLAGVVLALFIPTRPPANLAALTAQANSIMLAESAHGAEVLRHGPSIPALRALDAIHDRLESPADRLLRHAGARSSYLVLPLFALANAGVAISPGILDGRGTLVLAIMTGLVLGKPLGMLGAAWLAARFGIATKSAEYSWAQLAGASALAGIGFTMSLFIAGQAFPDPGDFAAAKIAVFAASIAAAFIGAGLLWMVAGRPASEPA
- the dgt gene encoding Deoxyguanosinetriphosphate triphosphohydrolase; the encoded protein is MAVASYFYPPLAPYASDARLSRGRLVPEPASPTRTEFHRDRDRIIHTTAFRRLKHKTQVFVAPEGDHYRTRLTHTIEVAQIARSITRALGLDEDLAETLALAHDLGHTPFGHTGEDALDEVMRNYGGFDHNAQSLRIVTRLERRYAAFDGLNLCWETLEGLVKHNGPLLKPDGSPVERYAARGIPVAITEYDALQPLDLASHASAEAQAAAIADDIAYDAADIDDGLRAGLFTLDDLGAAVPMAGAFLEEIRALHPKLEPAREINELTRRVITRLVEDVIVEAQRAIAEIGPATADDIRRCGRTLVQFSEPIQAYDRGIKDFLFRNVYRHQRVVPIRQEAGNVVRDLFAAFYDHPVAMPPVWSAGLDEAEPARRARRVADYIAGMTDHYAMDEHRRLFGETPDLR
- the erpA gene encoding Iron-sulfur cluster insertion protein ErpA; its protein translation is MSDTVTVTDRAAQRIAKILSGEPPGSMLRISVEGGGCSGFQYKFDFTRDRNADDLVIEKAGATVLVDEISLPYMAGTELDWVDDLIGSSFKLQNPNATANCGCGTSFSV
- a CDS encoding Pyridoxamine 5'-phosphate oxidase; this encodes MWIDDEAALEALYGRPGEASLVKEVPRLTPQYRAIIEASPFCVLATAGAEGLDATPRGDPAGFVAVVDDRTLVMPDRRGNNRIDSLRNIVRDPRVALLVLVPGVGETLRVNGRARISADSALLARHTVDGKAPTSALVITIDTVYFQCARALHRSRLWDPGLHRARGELPSAGDMLKGAHQPFDAEDYDRNLAARQKATLY
- the xthA_2 gene encoding Exodeoxyribonuclease III, which gives rise to MIIATWNVNSIKIRVENTLAWLKERDPDIVCLQELKCVDEAFPREAFEAAGYNVATHGQKSYNGVAILSKLPLEDVTPRLPGDDSDEQARYLEAVVSTPTGAFRIGSIYLPNGNPLGSEKFPYKLAWMNRLIAHARDRLTLEEPFALCGDYNVIPNPEDAKNPKDWLGDALFQPESRGKLRELAALGFTDAVRACDSSPGLYSFWDYQAGAWQRNNGIRIDHLMLSPQASDRLVRAGIDKHVRAFDKPSDHVPVWCELRL
- a CDS encoding Cupin domain protein — protein: MQHVETRAGTFSVAHAKDGEFKGQGLRSFFVYRDLGIAKATGGRVGAHVIKAVPGAHAGGDKHTHTLDFQLVYVLKGWVRFWYEGVGEVLLEPGSCVHQPPGIVHQEIAHSDDLELIEITLPAEFPTQGA
- the cypE_1 gene encoding putative bifunctional P-450/NADPH-P450 reductase 2, with product MSLVDSPRFTPSAIDHPAEPLGVFSFLRTLVRNPLETWPRALFDETMVRLHFAGRPVFMVMDPALVEEVLVSRAAQFPKAPIIQRTIGAAVGNKSIFTAEGADWRWQRRASSPPFRHEKILGFVSAMSRAAEATGERLAAAAATPGGSGIDVSEAMMTTTFDVIVATMLSGEGGFDTERFSQEITHYFDTIGWIAALTVLRLPAWMPYPGKRRARAGNGFLKAEMARVVAERRARPSPAPDLLDFLIQATDPETGRAMTDAELADNLLTFVVAGHETTALALTWALWLTAMSPDVERRVLQEIAEVAGEGAVDAAAADRLVYVRQVIQEAMRLYPPAPLIPRVAAEDLVLGTETIKARTPVYVPVYAVHRHRRLWSHPDSFDPDRFAPDAAKGRPRGAYLPFGAGPRICIGASFALIEAVVIFATLMRRLRFVPAAGHWPKPNTRLTLRPDGGLPMTVLRR